In the genome of Paraburkholderia caribensis, the window ATTGACGATGCGGCCAAAGCCGCGCCCGGCCATTCCGTCCACGGTTGCCTTGATCAACTCGATCGGTGTCAGCATGTTCGCATCGACTGCGGCGATCCAGTCCTCTCGCGACCAGTTGCGAAAATCGCCCGGCGGCGGACCGCCCGCGTTGTTCACGAGAATGTCGATGTGAGGCGCCGCCGCCAGTGCGGCCGCGCGCCCTTCGCTCGTCGTGATGTCACCGGGCACGGTCTTGACCGTGACCGCGGGATTGAGCGTGCGCAGCGCCTGTGCGGTCGCCTCGAGCGCGTCACTGCCGCGTGCCGTGATGACGACGTTTACTCCCTCCGCGACGAGCGCTTGCGCGCAACCCTTTCCCAGGCCCTTGCTTGCCGCGCACACCAGCGCCCACCGGCCTTCGATGTTCAGATTCATCCCGCTTG includes:
- a CDS encoding SDR family oxidoreductase, with product MNLNIEGRWALVCAASKGLGKGCAQALVAEGVNVVITARGSDALEATAQALRTLNPAVTVKTVPGDITTSEGRAAALAAAPHIDILVNNAGGPPPGDFRNWSREDWIAAVDANMLTPIELIKATVDGMAGRGFGRIVNITSGAVKAPIDVLGLSNGARSGLTGFIAGLARQKRIAQANVTINNLLPGLFETDRLRQSTRAAADAHGQSYDTALEAKRQIVPAGRFGTPEEFGAFCAFLCSAQAGYLTGQNVLLDGGAYPGTF